A single window of Nitrospiraceae bacterium DNA harbors:
- a CDS encoding AAA family ATPase — protein MAINIIEASNFRSFKELNLRLGNFNVIVGANASGKSNFLQIFQFLKDIATKDINNAISLQGGVQYLRNINQSNCEELCLKVEFDLANKGILLKKKEQLFGIRFSSGGYNLVIKFKKSRNGYTIMKEELKHHGLVYRLERTKGQKKARVKSGGEGNFKEKEQLGQVSVVQSRKEGKPDFGFEKEGSFDLELQDFVPDFFQNLELPESFSVLAFPIFSPVIGKQFSSISIYDFDPKLPKKASPITGKSDLEEDGGNLAIVVQNIIEDGVKKKKFLSLLEDLIPLIKDVCVEKYADKSILFKLREAYSKKHYLPASLISDGTINVIALIIALYFEDSNLLIIEEPERNIHPYLMSKVVELMRDSSSRKQIIVSTHNPEIVKHAGIENLYLISRDESGFSLVNRPKDDRDVKVFLKNQIGVDELFVQNLLSF, from the coding sequence CAATTTTAGAAGCTTTAAAGAGTTAAATCTAAGGCTAGGAAATTTCAATGTCATTGTTGGAGCCAATGCTTCGGGAAAATCAAATTTTTTGCAAATCTTTCAATTTCTAAAAGATATAGCTACTAAAGATATTAATAATGCAATTTCTTTGCAAGGAGGAGTTCAGTATCTTCGAAACATCAACCAATCGAATTGTGAGGAGTTATGCCTGAAGGTTGAGTTTGATCTCGCAAATAAGGGTATCTTACTTAAGAAGAAGGAGCAGCTATTTGGAATTCGATTTTCTAGTGGGGGTTATAATCTTGTAATTAAATTTAAAAAAAGTCGGAATGGGTACACAATAATGAAGGAGGAATTGAAACATCATGGATTGGTATATCGATTAGAGAGGACAAAGGGGCAAAAAAAAGCCAGGGTAAAAAGCGGTGGTGAGGGTAATTTCAAAGAAAAAGAACAATTAGGCCAGGTTTCTGTAGTGCAATCAAGAAAGGAAGGAAAACCAGACTTTGGATTCGAAAAAGAAGGCAGCTTCGATCTTGAGCTACAAGATTTTGTTCCTGACTTTTTTCAAAATCTGGAACTTCCCGAAAGTTTTAGTGTTTTAGCGTTTCCCATTTTCTCTCCTGTAATTGGAAAGCAATTTTCCTCCATATCTATTTATGATTTTGATCCTAAATTGCCCAAAAAAGCTTCCCCTATAACTGGAAAGTCTGACCTCGAAGAAGACGGTGGTAATTTAGCCATCGTCGTTCAAAATATCATTGAAGATGGTGTGAAAAAGAAAAAGTTTTTGAGTTTATTGGAAGACTTGATTCCGTTGATTAAGGATGTATGTGTAGAAAAATATGCAGATAAATCTATTTTATTTAAATTGCGTGAGGCGTATTCAAAAAAGCACTATTTGCCGGCTTCATTAATATCTGACGGCACTATTAATGTAATTGCTTTAATAATTGCATTGTATTTTGAAGATTCAAATCTTTTGATCATTGAAGAGCCTGAAAGAAACATACACCCTTATCTTATGTCCAAAGTTGTTGAACTTATGCGAGACTCATCCTCTCGGAAGCAAATCATTGTTTCCACTCATAATCCAGAAATAGTTAAGCATGCTGGCATTGAAAACTTATACCTCATCTCACGAGACGAAAGCGGGTTTTCTCTTGTAAATAGACCGAAGGATGATAGAGATGTA